The Bacteroidales bacterium genomic sequence GACTATTGGTTTAATAACAGCATTTTCATTACTTACATTTGCCTTTAACCGGCAATCGGAATATGTTGCTGATGTTTGGGGAGGTACAACAGTTGATCCTATTGAAATTGGTCCTCCTGTTACAATACCGGAACCTCCGAAACCTGAACCGACAGAACCAAAAGCAAAAAAGATTATTACTGATCTTATTCAAATAGTTGAAAAAGATACACCAATTGACACATTTGATATAGTTTTTCCGGGACCGGATAAAAATATAATAATTGAAGAAATTCCTGAACCTGAAGATAAATCTTTTATATATGTGAAAAAGATGCCAATATTTCGCGGAGATTTGAGAAAACATATAGCAACTCATGTTGTATATCCGGCTCTTGCGAGAGAAAATAATATTCAAGGAACTGTATATTTACGATTTGTAGTAACAAAAACAGGCGCTGTAGGTAAAGTCGAAATCCTTGGTGGCGGGTCTGATATACTTTTGCAAGAAGCAGCAATTGATGTTATTAAAAAATTACCCGATTTTGAACCGGGTGAACAAAACGGCGAAAAGGTAAAAGTATGGTTATCCGTACCAATATCTTTTAAATTGGCTAAATTTCTTTTTGAGGTGCTGAAAAATAATATGTAATTTTGTATTATGGAA encodes the following:
- a CDS encoding TonB family protein, with amino-acid sequence MENKKNKQANLEKSKSMFLTIGLITAFSLLTFAFNRQSEYVADVWGGTTVDPIEIGPPVTIPEPPKPEPTEPKAKKIITDLIQIVEKDTPIDTFDIVFPGPDKNIIIEEIPEPEDKSFIYVKKMPIFRGDLRKHIATHVVYPALARENNIQGTVYLRFVVTKTGAVGKVEILGGGSDILLQEAAIDVIKKLPDFEPGEQNGEKVKVWLSVPISFKLAKFLFEVLKNNM